The following coding sequences lie in one Sorex araneus isolate mSorAra2 chromosome 4, mSorAra2.pri, whole genome shotgun sequence genomic window:
- the TCTE1 gene encoding dynein regulatory complex subunit 5: MRRIISEDPEWTLANVPYLTELCIKHIVQNFQSNPILKELLPEYQKKVLSSLPPNLPLSITANLIDDEGYWQRCCMQRWKVCHVERHGGSWKHMFFERHLENLLTHFIPGTTEPAVILDLLPFCKDYVRRLRVDQFLPPVQLPRHSKDAEQSDSGSEGDMEDSITDHYCLGPLVAGLSHLEELDLVFGVKDCGMNFEWNLFLFTYRDCHSLAATIKACHTLKIFRLTRSKVDDDKSRILIRSLLDHPALEELDLSHNLIGDRGARAAAKLMSHSRLRVLNLANNQVRTSGAQALAYALAHNTTLTSLNLRLNYIEDEGGQALVHALETNKCLTTLHLGSNELSETTATLLSQVLPTNTTLTSLSLACNNIGLDGGKQLLEGMSENRTLLEFDLRLSEIAQESEYLIGQALATNREMARQRDLNPGLFMFPITAKGLENPIG; the protein is encoded by the exons ATGCGCAGAATAATCTCCGAGGATCCTGAGTGGACCCTGGCCAACGTGCCCTACCTCACAGAGCTCTGCATCAAGCACATCGTCCAGAACTTTCAGA GCAACCCCATCCTGAAGGAGCTGCTCCCCGAGTACCAGAAGAAGGTGCTCAGCTCCCTGCCGCCCAACCTGCCACTCTCCATCACCGCCAACCTCATCGACGACGAGGGCTACTGGCAGCGCTGTTGCATGCAGCGCTGGAAGGTGTGCCATGTGGAGCGCCACGGGGGCAGCTGGAAGCACATGTTCTTCGAGCGGCATCTGGAGAACCTGCTGACGCACTTCATCCCGGGCACCACGGAGCCCGCCGTCATCCTCGACCTGCTGCCCTTCTGCAAGGATTACGTGCGGCGGCTGCGCGTGGACCAGTTCCTCCCTCCCGTGCAGCTCCCTCGCCACTCGAAAGACGCCGAGCAGTCAGACTCGGGCAGCGAGGGGGACATGGAGGACTCCATCACCGACCACTACTGCTTGGGACCGCTGGTGGCCGGCCTGAGCCACCTGGAGGAGCTGGACCTGGTGTTCGGCGTCAAGGACTGCGGCATGAATTTTGAGTGGAACCTTTTCCTCTTCACGTACCGCGACTGCCACTCCTTGGCGGCCACCATTAAGGCGTGCCACACCCTCAAG ATCTTCAGGCTGACCCGAAGCAAAGTGGACGATGACAAGTCACGCATCCTAATTCGAAGCCTCCTGGACCACCCAGCCCTTGAGGAACTGGACCTGTCACACAACCTCATTGGGGACCGAGGGGCACGGGCTGCCGCCAAGCTGATGAGCCATAGTCGCCTGCGCGTGCTCAACCTGGCCAACAACCAGGTGCGCACATCTGGCGCCCAGGCGCTGGCTTACGCCCTGGCACACAACACCACCCTCACGTCCCTCAACTTGCGCCTCAACTACATAGAGGACGAGGGTGGCCAGGCGCTGGTCCACGCCTTGGAGACCAACAAGTGCCTGACCACGCTGCACCTGGGGAGCAACGAGCTGTCTGAGACCACGGCCACGCTGCTCTCCCAGGTGCTGCCCACCAACACCACCCTCACCAGCCTCAGTCTGGCCTGCAACAACATCGGGCTG GATGGCGGGAAGCAGCTTCTGGAAGGCATGTCTGAGAACCGGACCCTGCTGGAGTTTGACTTGCGTCTCTCCGAAATAGCCCAGGAGAGCGAGTACCTCATCGGCCAGGCTCTCGCCACCAACCGTGAAATGGCCCGCCAGCGGGACCTGAACCCCGGGCTCTTCATGTTCCCCATCACTGCCAAGGGATTAGAGAACCCTATAGGATAA
- the TMEM151B gene encoding transmembrane protein 151B: MSPPGSAAGESGGGGGGGGGPGVAEEPTAAAAEGPAREEQRPVQPSFTKSLCRESHWKCLLLSLLMYGCLGAVAWCHVTTVTRLTFSSAYQGNSLMYHDSPCSNGYVYIPLAFLLMLYTVYLVECWHCQARHELQHRVDVSSVRERVGRMQQATPCIWWKAISYHYVRRTRQVTRYRNGDAYTTTQVYHERVNTHVAEAEFDYARCGVRDVSKTLVGLEGAPATRLRFTKCFSFASVEAENAYLCQRARFFAENEGLDDYMEAREGMHLKNVDFREFMVAFPDPARPPWYACSSAFWAAALLTLSWPLRVLAEYRTAYAHYHVEKLFGLEGPGSASSAGGGLSPSDELLPPLTHRLPRVNTVDSTELEWHIRSNQQLVPSYSEAVLMDLAGLSARCAGGAAGGYAPAGRYGGVGGPGAAGVAPLRRSCEHCQRAVSSSSIFSRSALSICASPRAGPGPGGGPGCAGSRFSLGRLYGSRRSCLWRSRSGSVNEASCPTEQTRLSSQASMGDDEDDDDDDEEAGPPPPYHDALYFPVLIVHRQEGCLGHSHRPLHRHGSCVETSL, encoded by the exons ATGTCCCCCCCTGGCTCGGCCGCGGGAgagagcggcggcggcggcggcggcggcggcggcccgggggtCGCGGAGGAGcccacggcggcggcggcggagggcCCGGCCCGCGAGGAG CAGCGACCCGTCCAGCCCTCTTTCACCAAGTCCCTCTGCCGTGAGTCCCACTGGAAGTGCCTGCTGCTCTCGCTGCTCATGTACGGCTGCCTGGGGGCCGTGGCCTGGTGCCACGTCACCACGGTGACCCGCCTCACCTTCAGCAGCGCCTACCAGGGCAACAGCCTCATGTACCATGACAGCCCCTGCTCCAACGGCTACGTCTACATCCCCCTGGCTTTCCTGCTCATGCTGTACACCGTCTACCTGGTGGAGTGTTGGCATTGCCAAGCCCGCCATGAGCTACAGCACCGCGTGGATGTGAGCAGCGTCAGGGAGCGTGTGGGGCGGATGCAGCAAGCCACGCCCTGCATCTGGTGGAAGGCCATCAGCTACCACTACGTGAGGCGCACGCGCCAGGTCACAAGGTACCGCAACGGAGACGCCTATACCACCacccag GTCTACCACGAGCGCGTCAACACCCACGTTGCCGAGGCCGAGTTCGACTACGCCCGCTGCGGCGTCCGCGACGTGTCCAAGacgctggtggggctggagggcgcGCCGGCCACGCGGCTGCGCTTCACCAAGTGCTTCAGCTTCGCCAGCGTGGAGGCCGAGAACGCCTACCTGTGCCAGCGCGCACGCTTCTTCGCCGAGAACGAGGGCCTGGACGACTACATGGAGGCGCGCGAGGGCATGCACCTCAAGAACGTGGACTTCCGCGAGTTCATGGTGGCCTTCCCGGACCCGGCGCGGCCGCCCTGGTACGCCTGCTCGTCGGCCTTCTGGGCCGCGGCGCTGCTGACGCTGTCGTGGCCGCTGCGCGTGCTGGCCGAGTACCGCACGGCCTACGCGCACTACCACGTGGAGAAGCTCTTCGGCCTGGAGGGCCCCGGCTCGGCCAGCAGCGCGGGCGGCGGCCTGAGCCCCAGCGACGAGCTGCTGCCCCCGCTCACGCACCGCCTGCCGCGGGTCAACACGGTGGACAGCACGGAGCTCGAGTGGCACATCCGCTCCAACCAGCAGCTGGTGCCCAGCTACTCGGAGGCGGTGCTCATGGACCTGGCGGGGCTGAGCGCGCGCTGCGCGGGGGGCGCGGCTGGGGGCTACGCGCCCGCCGGCCGCTACGGCGGCGTCGGGGGCCCGGGCGCGGCTGGCGTGGCCCCGCTGCGGCGCAGCTGCGAGCACTGCCAGCGCGCGGTCAGCAGCTCGTCCATCTTCTCGCGCAGCGCCCTGAGCATCTGCGCCAGCCCGCGGGCCGGCCCGGGGCCCGGCGGCGGCCCGGGTTGCGCGGGCAGCCGCTTCTCGCTCGGCCGCCTCTACGGCTCGCGGCGCAGCTGCCTGTGGCGCAGCCGGAGCGGGAGCGTCAACGAGGCGAGCTGCCCCACGGAGCAGACGCGCCTGTCCAGCCAGGCCAGCATGGGCGACGAcgaggacgacgacgacgacgacgaggagGCCGGGCCACCGCCGCCCTACCACGACGCCCTCTATTTCCCCGTGCTCATCGTGCACCGGCAGGAGGGGTGCCTGGGCCACAGCCACCGGCCGCTGCACCGCCACGGCTCCTGCGTAGAGACCTCACTGTGA
- the NFKBIE gene encoding NF-kappa-B inhibitor epsilon, which produces MSEARKGPDEADESQYDSGIESLRSLRSLPEPPGPCPAPRGPAEEPHGQRPDPACGPAPPADARPLSGSPGTEPPAGALSPQQLEALTYISEDGDTLVHLAVIHEAPAVLLCCLALLPQEVLDIQNNLYQTALHLAVHLDQPSAVRALVLKGASRVLQDRRGDTALHVACQRQHLDCARCLLEARPEPGRGSTHSLDLQLQNWQGLACLHIATLQRNRRLMELLLGNGADIDAQEGTSGKTALHLAVETQERGLVQFLLQAGARVDARMLNGCTPLHLAAGRGLSSIASTLCEAGADSLLRNVEDETPQDLAEDPLALLPFDDLKISGKPLRCAN; this is translated from the exons ATGTCGGAGGCGCGGAAGGGGCCGGACGAGGCGGACGAGAGCCAGTACGACTCGGGCATCGAGTCCCTGCGCTCGCTGCGCTCGCTGCCCGAgccccccgggccctgccccgcGCCGCGGGGCCCCGCCGAGGAGCCGCACGGCCAGCGGCCGGACCCCGCCTgcggccccgcgccgcccgccgacGCCCGGCCTTTGTCGGGGAGCCCCGGGACCGAGCCCCCCGCCGGAGCcctgagcccccagcagctggaaGCGCTCACTTACATCTCCGAGGACGGGGACAC gctggtCCACTTGGCCGTGATTCATGAGGCCCCAGCTGTGCTGCTCTGTTGCCTGGCGCTGCTGCCCCAGGAGGTCCTGGACATTCAGAACAACCTCTACCAG ACAGCGCTCCATCTAGCTGTGCATCTGGACCAGCCGAGTGCTGTTCGGGCCCTGGTGCTGAAGGGGGCCAGCCGGGTGCTCCAGGATCGGCGTGGGGACACAGCCCTGCATGTGGCCTGCCAGCGCCAGCACCTGGATTGTGCCCGCTGCCTGCTGGAGGCACGGCCAGAGCCAGGCAGAGGATCTACCCACTCTCTGGACCTCCAACTGCAAAACTGGCAAG gtctGGCCTGTCTCCACATCGCCACCTTGCAGAGGAACCGCAGGCTGATGGAACTACTGCTGGGGAACGGAGCTGACATAGACGCGCAG GAGGGCACGAGTGGAAAAACAGCCTTGCACCTGGCCGTGGAGACCCAGGAGCGGGGCTTGGTGCAGTTCCTGCTCCAGGCTGGCGCCCGGGTGGACGCCCGCATGCTCAACGGGTGCACGCCCCTGCACCTGGCCGCTGGCCGTGGCCTCAGCAGCATCGCATCCACCCTGTGCGAGGCAGGGGCCGACTCCCTGCTGCGGAACGTGGAGGACGAGACGCCGCAGGACCTGGCGGAGGAT CCCCTTGCTCTTTTGCCCTTCGACGACCTGAAGATCTCCGGAAAGCCACTGAGGTGCGCCAACTGA